One Thermoanaerobacter pseudethanolicus ATCC 33223 DNA window includes the following coding sequences:
- a CDS encoding TIGR02556 family CRISPR-associated protein — translation MITAIKELGEMVLKSQNKTLLDVLIENPNQDGRYSKIIAINFIVKEDEIEYEGIRLEEYDDSKISRYLFTDTGGNAPGYTPAAKITEVPKTFNGKIKNWFNKVLKDKSIKIDEKDRAFLERIKDILEEKSDEIIKEAEKIRGDFPKKEGLSLILKFNVDGEYKYIGDFNVFRDLMLQLDSQKYQKIYAEDKVCSICGQKKDIVFGTVDTYKFYTIDKPGYIAGGFNEKESWKNYPVCAECRLALEEGKRYLENELTFRFYGLEYQLIPNFIIGKEFVRKEVREIFESSERLLSLKREVKKRFIGDEDEILDYLADAEDSMTVNLLFLRKSNSAERILLLIEDVFPSHLREIFNAKEQVDKIFGNSFTFKNIRSFMSKSDSNKRDNDLDGYFLDITDRIFRGRPVDLGFLYNLIMKKIREEFVKDGYYKAATADGLMTIAFLEKMKLIKMEVIPMEERIFDSFFAKYGPTFEMPLKRGLVLLGALTELLLRKQYSDREAKPFMKNLKGLKMDEKDIKGLLPKVQNKLEEYDSFEKGKRLLAKEASNYLLLAGDNWNMSVDEINFYFACGINLADELTSIIYKKEGEEK, via the coding sequence ATGATAACAGCAATAAAAGAGTTAGGGGAGATGGTGTTAAAATCTCAAAACAAAACTTTGCTGGACGTACTTATAGAAAATCCAAATCAAGATGGTAGATACTCTAAAATAATTGCTATAAATTTCATTGTAAAAGAAGATGAGATTGAATATGAAGGAATTAGACTTGAAGAGTATGACGATTCAAAAATAAGTAGATACCTTTTTACAGATACAGGTGGTAATGCTCCTGGATATACCCCTGCTGCAAAAATAACAGAAGTGCCAAAAACATTTAATGGCAAAATAAAAAATTGGTTTAATAAGGTGCTAAAAGACAAGTCTATAAAAATCGATGAAAAAGATAGAGCTTTTCTTGAAAGAATAAAAGACATATTAGAAGAAAAAAGTGATGAAATTATCAAAGAAGCAGAGAAAATTCGAGGAGATTTTCCCAAAAAAGAAGGATTATCTCTTATACTCAAATTTAATGTAGATGGAGAGTACAAATATATTGGTGATTTTAATGTATTTAGAGATTTGATGCTACAATTAGACAGTCAAAAGTATCAGAAAATTTATGCGGAAGATAAAGTATGTTCAATTTGCGGACAAAAGAAAGATATTGTTTTTGGTACAGTTGATACATATAAATTTTATACAATTGACAAACCAGGATATATTGCAGGCGGCTTTAATGAAAAAGAATCATGGAAGAACTATCCTGTATGTGCAGAATGTAGACTTGCTTTAGAAGAAGGGAAGAGATACCTTGAAAATGAACTTACTTTTAGATTTTATGGTTTGGAGTATCAGTTAATACCTAATTTCATTATAGGAAAAGAATTTGTAAGAAAAGAAGTACGAGAAATATTTGAGAGTTCGGAAAGACTTTTGTCTCTTAAGAGAGAAGTAAAAAAGAGATTTATTGGAGATGAAGATGAGATATTAGATTACCTGGCTGATGCAGAAGATTCTATGACTGTCAATTTGTTGTTTTTAAGAAAATCAAATTCAGCAGAAAGGATATTGCTTTTAATAGAAGATGTGTTTCCTTCTCATTTAAGAGAAATTTTTAATGCGAAAGAACAAGTAGATAAAATTTTTGGCAATAGTTTTACTTTTAAAAATATAAGAAGCTTTATGTCTAAATCTGACTCAAATAAAAGGGATAATGATTTGGACGGTTATTTTCTCGATATAACTGATAGGATTTTTAGAGGAAGGCCAGTGGATTTGGGATTTTTATACAACCTTATAATGAAAAAAATAAGAGAAGAGTTTGTGAAGGATGGTTATTATAAAGCTGCAACTGCAGATGGGTTAATGACGATAGCTTTTCTTGAAAAAATGAAATTGATAAAAATGGAGGTTATCCCAATGGAGGAAAGAATATTTGATAGCTTTTTTGCCAAATATGGTCCTACTTTTGAAATGCCTTTAAAAAGAGGACTTGTTCTTTTAGGGGCTTTAACAGAACTTTTATTGAGAAAACAGTACTCAGATAGAGAAGCTAAGCCTTTCATGAAAAATTTAAAAGGATTAAAAATGGATGAAAAAGACATAAAAGGTCTTCTTCCTAAAGTGCAAAATAAACTTGAAGAATACGATTCTTTTGAAAAAGGTAAAAGACTCTTAGCGAAAGAAGCTTCTAATTATCTTCTCTTAGCGGGAGATAATTGGAATATGTCTGTTGACGAAATAAATTTTTACTTTGCTTGTGGTATTAATTTAGCTGATGAATTGACAAGTATTATTTATAAAAAAGAAGGGGAGGAAAAATAA
- a CDS encoding IS110 family transposase, which translates to MDVSLNDVKVHILDQEGNDASSRFSVENNPHGCDVIVSRILECCNKYNIQKVFIGLESTSVYGWHLQYYLADHSALKPYQPSITTFNANIINAFKKSLGNLPKNDWIDAFAIAEKLRFGRLPKSCSVDFRYLALQRLTRHRFHIVNSIVREKNYLLSNLFLKFSGLCQNKVFSNNFGATATEIFNEFFTLDDIAARPLDELAGFLVDKSKDRFDDPEATAKLLQEAVRKSYRINATVDDSLNFVIKSCFDNLQSLEKQKKAVEKAIINEVKGFNNEFLCLTSVKGIGPTIAAGLISEIGGISRFDNDNALAKFSGLYWSEYQSADFKAEDTYLKRTGNEYLRYYFIQAADQLRKYLPEFSQYYARKFKESKTHKHKRALVLTARKTVRLVFALLREEKLYKSPIMKGDDCIS; encoded by the coding sequence ATGGATGTAAGCCTGAATGATGTCAAGGTTCATATTCTCGACCAGGAGGGTAATGATGCTTCCTCCCGTTTTTCTGTAGAAAATAACCCTCATGGTTGTGATGTTATAGTATCACGTATCTTGGAGTGTTGTAATAAATACAATATTCAAAAGGTCTTTATTGGTTTGGAATCTACCTCAGTCTATGGCTGGCACCTCCAGTATTATTTGGCTGATCATTCTGCTCTTAAGCCTTATCAACCTTCTATTACTACTTTTAATGCAAATATTATTAATGCTTTTAAAAAGTCTCTCGGCAATTTACCTAAAAATGACTGGATTGATGCCTTTGCTATTGCCGAAAAACTGAGATTCGGTAGACTCCCTAAATCTTGTTCTGTAGATTTTAGATATCTTGCTCTCCAGAGGCTTACTCGCCATCGCTTTCACATTGTTAATAGTATTGTTAGAGAAAAAAATTATTTACTCAGCAATTTGTTCCTTAAGTTTAGCGGTTTGTGCCAAAATAAAGTCTTTAGTAATAATTTTGGAGCAACTGCTACTGAAATATTTAATGAGTTTTTCACCCTTGATGATATTGCGGCTCGACCGCTTGATGAACTTGCCGGCTTTTTGGTTGATAAGAGTAAAGATCGCTTTGATGATCCAGAAGCTACAGCTAAATTGCTTCAAGAGGCTGTTCGCAAGTCTTATAGAATTAATGCTACTGTAGATGATTCTTTAAACTTTGTTATCAAGTCTTGCTTTGACAATCTACAGTCCCTTGAAAAGCAGAAGAAAGCTGTAGAAAAAGCCATTATTAATGAGGTAAAAGGATTTAACAATGAATTTCTTTGTCTTACATCAGTAAAAGGTATTGGCCCAACCATCGCAGCCGGCTTAATATCTGAGATAGGCGGAATTTCAAGGTTTGATAATGATAATGCCCTTGCAAAGTTTTCCGGCCTTTATTGGTCAGAGTACCAGTCTGCTGATTTTAAAGCGGAGGACACATATCTCAAGCGTACTGGTAATGAGTATCTCAGATATTATTTTATTCAAGCAGCTGACCAGCTCAGGAAGTATTTACCTGAGTTCTCACAATACTATGCCCGCAAATTTAAAGAAAGCAAAACTCACAAGCATAAACGTGCTCTTGTATTGACTGCACGTAAAACTGTAAGGTTAGTCTTCGCTCTGCTGCGCGAAGAAAAACTTTATAAATCCCCAATAATGAAAGGAGATGATTGTATAAGTTAA
- a CDS encoding co-chaperone GroES, translated as MTKIQPINGHALIKLEKEPEEKKIGGVIIPKTAEEKLNQGVIEALAAGASDELAVGDRVIYKEFSGTKIKHEGEEYLIIPVDDILAKFVEVDEI; from the coding sequence ATGACAAAAATACAACCTATAAATGGCCATGCACTTATTAAATTGGAAAAAGAGCCTGAAGAGAAAAAGATAGGTGGGGTAATAATTCCCAAGACTGCTGAAGAAAAATTAAATCAAGGAGTAATTGAAGCTCTTGCAGCTGGTGCGTCTGATGAACTTGCTGTAGGGGATAGGGTTATATATAAAGAGTTTTCAGGTACTAAGATAAAACACGAGGGAGAGGAATATCTCATAATTCCAGTAGATGATATACTGGCTAAGTTTGTAGAAGTTGACGAAATATAA
- the sufB gene encoding Fe-S cluster assembly protein SufB — MKKPDIKEIDFSIYDVKDNVKYEYQTGKGLSKEVVLEISEQKNEPSWMRDFRLKALEIYQKMPMPTWGVDLSQLDIDSIIAYIRPSAKMQRSWDEVPEEIRRTFERLGIPEAERKALAGVGAQYDSEVVYHNIKESLTQQGVIFEDMDTAVKKYPDIIKEYFMTKNVTPYDHKFVALHAAIWSGGTFVYVPEGVKVEVPLQAYFRMNAPGSGQFEHTLIIADKGSEVHFIEGCSAPQYTVSNLHAGCVELFVNEGARIIYSTIENWSKNTYNLNTKRAIVEKDGIIEWISGSFGSHKTMLYPASILKGEGAKAEYTGVTFAAKGQHLDTGSKMIHLAPHTSSKVLAKSISKDGGISSYRGLLKIGPNAEGAKASVQCEGLMLDDISRSDTMPVIEIENDNVDIGHEAKVGRISDEQIFYLMSRGLSEDDARAMIVRGFVEPIAKALPLEYAVEMNRLIKLELEGAIG, encoded by the coding sequence ATGAAAAAACCAGATATAAAGGAAATAGATTTTAGTATATACGACGTCAAAGACAACGTAAAGTATGAGTATCAGACAGGTAAAGGACTTTCTAAAGAAGTTGTTTTAGAAATATCTGAGCAAAAGAATGAACCTTCTTGGATGAGGGACTTTCGATTAAAAGCCTTGGAGATATATCAAAAAATGCCTATGCCCACATGGGGTGTTGATTTAAGTCAACTTGACATAGATTCTATTATCGCCTATATACGGCCAAGTGCAAAAATGCAAAGGTCGTGGGATGAAGTTCCAGAAGAGATAAGGCGTACTTTTGAAAGGCTGGGGATTCCTGAGGCGGAAAGAAAAGCATTGGCGGGAGTAGGTGCTCAATACGACTCTGAAGTTGTATATCACAATATTAAAGAAAGCCTTACTCAACAAGGTGTCATATTTGAGGACATGGACACTGCAGTAAAAAAATATCCTGACATAATAAAAGAGTACTTTATGACAAAAAACGTGACGCCTTATGACCACAAGTTTGTAGCCCTTCACGCTGCAATATGGAGCGGAGGCACATTTGTTTATGTTCCAGAAGGGGTCAAAGTGGAGGTCCCACTTCAGGCTTATTTTAGAATGAATGCACCAGGAAGCGGACAGTTTGAGCACACTCTCATAATTGCTGACAAAGGCAGTGAAGTTCATTTTATAGAAGGCTGTTCTGCACCACAGTATACTGTTTCAAACTTACATGCAGGTTGTGTAGAACTTTTTGTAAATGAAGGGGCTCGCATAATTTATTCTACTATAGAAAACTGGAGTAAAAATACCTATAATCTAAATACAAAAAGGGCAATTGTCGAAAAAGACGGCATTATAGAGTGGATATCCGGCTCTTTTGGAAGCCACAAGACAATGCTTTATCCTGCTTCTATATTAAAAGGAGAAGGAGCAAAGGCGGAATACACCGGTGTGACTTTTGCTGCAAAAGGGCAGCATTTAGATACAGGTTCAAAAATGATACACTTAGCTCCTCATACTTCTTCAAAGGTTTTAGCAAAGAGTATATCAAAAGATGGTGGAATATCAAGTTATAGAGGACTTCTCAAGATAGGACCTAATGCGGAAGGTGCAAAGGCTTCTGTCCAGTGTGAAGGCTTGATGTTGGACGATATTTCAAGGTCTGACACAATGCCAGTAATAGAAATAGAAAATGACAATGTGGACATTGGTCATGAGGCGAAAGTGGGAAGAATAAGCGATGAACAGATATTCTATCTAATGTCCAGAGGTTTAAGCGAAGACGATGCAAGGGCTATGATTGTAAGAGGTTTTGTTGAGCCTATAGCTAAAGCTTTGCCATTGGAATATGCAGTGGAGATGAATAGGCTAATAAAGCTTGAGTTGGAAGGCGCAATAGGATAG
- a CDS encoding glutaredoxin domain-containing protein, translating to MLEFIKDTQHFEEVKNKEEFFMLMFYSNSSQKSLEALEVMKKFSEDNPKVPVYVVNASEIRDIHPQYGIKVVPSVILFKDKEPWQFVFGLQSKEYYEKLLVVAPSKASDGKGLKAHRVTIYTTPSCPWCNATKAYLRQHNIPFREIDVSKNPSAAAELVRRSGQRGVPQTDIDGTIVVGFDKAKLNRLLGITEQ from the coding sequence ATGTTAGAGTTTATAAAGGATACTCAGCACTTCGAAGAAGTAAAAAATAAAGAAGAATTTTTTATGTTAATGTTTTATTCTAATTCTTCACAAAAGAGTCTTGAAGCTTTAGAGGTCATGAAAAAATTCAGTGAGGACAATCCTAAAGTGCCTGTTTATGTAGTAAATGCTTCTGAGATAAGAGATATTCATCCACAATATGGAATCAAAGTAGTGCCTTCAGTGATACTTTTCAAAGATAAAGAGCCCTGGCAGTTTGTATTTGGACTTCAAAGCAAAGAATATTATGAAAAACTTTTAGTTGTCGCTCCTTCAAAAGCTTCTGATGGGAAAGGTCTAAAGGCTCACAGAGTGACAATTTACACTACTCCCTCTTGTCCCTGGTGTAATGCTACAAAGGCATATTTAAGACAGCATAACATACCTTTTAGAGAGATAGACGTGAGCAAAAATCCAAGTGCGGCAGCAGAATTAGTAAGGCGGAGTGGCCAAAGAGGGGTGCCACAGACGGATATTGATGGTACAATTGTAGTAGGGTTTGATAAAGCTAAGCTTAATAGATTGCTTGGAATTACTGAACAATAA
- the cas6 gene encoding CRISPR-associated endoribonuclease Cas6, whose translation MRITLEFVGEKNLVLPIHYNYIVQGFLYDLMGDSEFAAFLHDEGFQYEKRKFKLFTFSRIEGEFKILTDSKGQKKISIKPPFKFTVASPLDEFIFDISKNALKKEYCHFNGQKFILNSLNIDNPPVFKNKARIKFISPVVMYTTLKDGDIKYTYYYSPWDEKFSPLLLNNLLKKYELVYKIKAEDPYFKLYPLSEKEDRRYSKMIKYKNVYVKGWMGIYDVESSPELLELAYYTGLGAKNSQGFGCFEIIG comes from the coding sequence ATGAGAATTACTTTGGAATTTGTGGGAGAAAAAAATTTAGTATTGCCAATTCATTATAATTATATAGTTCAAGGCTTTTTGTATGACCTCATGGGGGACAGTGAGTTTGCAGCTTTTTTACATGATGAAGGGTTTCAATATGAAAAAAGAAAATTTAAATTATTTACTTTTTCAAGAATTGAAGGGGAGTTCAAGATTTTAACAGATTCCAAAGGGCAGAAAAAAATAAGCATAAAACCTCCTTTTAAATTTACTGTTGCCTCTCCTTTAGATGAATTTATATTTGATATTTCAAAAAATGCGTTAAAAAAGGAGTATTGCCATTTTAATGGTCAAAAATTTATTTTGAATTCACTCAATATAGACAATCCTCCTGTTTTTAAAAATAAAGCAAGGATAAAATTTATTTCTCCAGTTGTGATGTATACTACTTTAAAGGATGGTGACATAAAGTATACTTATTATTATTCCCCTTGGGATGAAAAATTTTCTCCTCTTTTACTTAATAATCTGCTTAAAAAGTATGAATTAGTATACAAAATAAAAGCGGAAGATCCATATTTTAAGCTTTATCCCTTATCAGAAAAGGAAGATAGGAGATATTCAAAGATGATTAAATACAAAAATGTTTATGTGAAGGGATGGATGGGTATATACGACGTAGAAAGCAGTCCTGAATTATTAGAACTTGCTTACTATACAGGTTTGGGTGCAAAAAACTCCCAAGGATTTGGATGTTTTGAGATAATTGGGTGA
- a CDS encoding cysteine desulfurase encodes MKNIDIERIKKDFPILSVKPHGKRLVYLDNAATTQKPIEVIKAMDKYYEELNANVYRSPHYLSVLSTQAYEEARERVKKFINAKKEESIVFTRNTTESINFIAYTWGMKHINEGDEILLTIAEHHSNILPWQMVAEAKGAKLKYVYLDENFRLSMKDFKEKMSEKVKLVAVQHMSNVLGIINPVEEITHIAHKYGAKVLIDGAQSVPHMPVDVQKIDCDFFAFSGHKMLGPMGIGVLYIKEDLLKEVPPFLRGGEMIDEVYEDHSTFAPSPLKFEAGTPNIEGAYVLISAIDYIEKIGLTNIYKHEGELLEYGLQKMRELDFVKLYGPKDAKERGGIISFNVEGVHPHDVATILDEEGVAVRSGHHCCQPLMRYLGVPATVRASFYLYNDFEDIDALVEGLKKVRKWFK; translated from the coding sequence GTGAAAAATATCGACATTGAAAGAATAAAAAAAGACTTTCCTATATTGAGTGTTAAGCCCCATGGAAAAAGGCTTGTATATCTTGACAATGCTGCCACAACTCAAAAGCCAATTGAAGTAATAAAGGCTATGGATAAATATTATGAAGAGCTAAATGCCAATGTGTACAGAAGCCCCCATTATTTAAGTGTACTTTCAACACAAGCCTATGAAGAGGCAAGAGAAAGGGTAAAAAAATTTATAAACGCCAAAAAAGAAGAGTCTATAGTTTTCACAAGAAATACAACAGAGTCTATAAACTTTATAGCCTACACTTGGGGTATGAAGCATATAAACGAAGGAGACGAAATACTACTTACCATAGCTGAACACCACAGTAATATACTCCCATGGCAGATGGTAGCAGAAGCTAAAGGGGCAAAGCTTAAATATGTCTATCTTGATGAAAATTTTAGGCTTTCTATGAAAGATTTCAAAGAAAAAATGTCTGAAAAAGTAAAATTAGTTGCTGTGCAACACATGTCGAATGTTTTGGGAATAATAAATCCTGTGGAGGAGATTACACATATTGCCCACAAATACGGCGCAAAAGTGTTAATAGATGGAGCACAAAGTGTACCTCATATGCCTGTTGATGTACAAAAGATAGATTGTGACTTTTTTGCCTTCTCTGGTCACAAGATGTTAGGACCTATGGGGATTGGGGTTTTATATATAAAAGAAGATTTACTTAAAGAGGTACCGCCATTTTTAAGAGGAGGAGAAATGATAGACGAGGTTTACGAGGACCATTCCACATTTGCACCTTCCCCTCTTAAATTTGAAGCAGGTACTCCTAATATAGAGGGAGCGTATGTGCTTATTTCTGCCATAGATTATATAGAAAAAATTGGGCTTACCAATATATATAAACACGAAGGCGAGCTTTTGGAGTATGGTCTTCAAAAAATGAGAGAATTAGACTTTGTAAAATTGTATGGCCCCAAAGACGCGAAGGAAAGAGGAGGAATAATTTCCTTCAATGTAGAAGGAGTTCATCCTCACGATGTTGCTACAATTCTCGATGAAGAAGGAGTTGCTGTAAGAAGTGGGCATCACTGTTGTCAACCCTTAATGAGATACTTAGGCGTTCCTGCAACTGTAAGAGCAAGCTTTTATCTCTACAACGATTTTGAGGATATTGATGCCCTTGTGGAAGGACTAAAAAAAGTCAGGAAGTGGTTTAAATGA
- the sufU gene encoding Fe-S cluster assembly sulfur transfer protein SufU, with protein sequence MSDLNQLYSEVIMEHYENSPHRRELKDATHKERGHNPLCGDDITLYLKMNGDIIEDASFTGHGCAISQASTSMMIDLIKGKDKKEALRLVQEFIDMIHKKDVNLDELGDAQVLHGVSDFPARVKCALLAWKTLQEIL encoded by the coding sequence ATGAGCGATTTAAATCAGCTTTATTCTGAAGTTATAATGGAACACTATGAAAACTCCCCTCATAGGAGAGAGCTTAAAGATGCTACTCACAAAGAAAGGGGGCACAATCCTCTTTGCGGTGACGACATTACCCTTTATCTAAAAATGAATGGTGACATTATAGAAGACGCATCTTTTACAGGTCATGGATGTGCTATAAGCCAAGCTTCAACCTCTATGATGATAGACCTTATAAAAGGGAAAGACAAAAAAGAGGCCTTAAGGCTTGTTCAAGAATTTATAGACATGATACACAAAAAAGACGTAAACTTAGATGAATTAGGTGATGCCCAAGTACTGCATGGAGTATCTGACTTTCCTGCCCGTGTAAAATGTGCTCTACTGGCTTGGAAGACACTTCAGGAAATTTTATAA
- the sufD gene encoding Fe-S cluster assembly protein SufD, whose protein sequence is MWKRVSMEEIQQPSYKEYTSAVIKNLSHDTVKIKETKKLAGLPTEILALRDKAFGIEGKFINMVRDFYNAGFHIEISQNSNVEKPIVIDYITNEQNDTLIDYNIIEAEANSQVTIVFDYNSGTKGFHNGITQVIAKEGSTVNIVKIQRLGDEFNDFDNNLVIVGKNAMVNWSNVVIGSKVSAFDVAVYLDEVGGTFTSKSIFLGVDSQKYDMAYKVYHQAPKTTSSVDLKGALKGSAKATFIGNIDIKKGAKKAKAEENETVLLLDKTVKSVAIPALYCGEDDVQANHSASAGQIDEDKLYYVMSRGFSLEEARLLMVQAILNPVIDLIPYDPVREIIIKGHIGRRIIK, encoded by the coding sequence ATGTGGAAGAGAGTTAGTATGGAGGAAATACAACAGCCTTCTTATAAAGAATACACTTCAGCAGTAATAAAAAATTTGTCTCATGATACAGTAAAAATAAAAGAGACAAAGAAATTAGCTGGATTGCCGACAGAGATATTGGCTTTGAGGGATAAAGCTTTTGGTATAGAAGGCAAATTTATAAATATGGTAAGAGATTTTTACAATGCGGGTTTTCACATTGAGATTTCTCAAAACAGTAATGTTGAAAAACCTATAGTGATTGATTATATAACAAATGAACAAAATGACACATTGATTGATTATAACATAATTGAAGCGGAAGCTAATTCGCAAGTTACAATCGTTTTTGACTATAATTCAGGTACAAAAGGCTTTCACAATGGCATAACGCAGGTGATTGCAAAAGAAGGTTCTACTGTAAATATAGTAAAAATACAAAGATTGGGAGACGAATTCAACGACTTTGACAATAACCTTGTAATTGTAGGGAAAAATGCTATGGTCAACTGGTCAAATGTTGTGATAGGCTCGAAAGTAAGCGCTTTTGATGTGGCGGTATATCTTGATGAGGTAGGAGGTACCTTTACTTCCAAATCCATTTTTTTAGGTGTGGATAGTCAAAAATATGACATGGCTTATAAAGTATACCACCAAGCTCCTAAAACTACCAGCAGTGTGGACTTAAAAGGAGCCTTAAAAGGAAGTGCAAAGGCTACCTTTATAGGAAATATTGACATTAAAAAAGGTGCAAAAAAGGCAAAAGCTGAAGAAAATGAAACAGTACTTTTATTAGACAAAACTGTAAAATCCGTTGCAATTCCTGCTCTTTACTGCGGAGAAGATGATGTACAGGCAAACCACTCAGCCAGTGCAGGGCAAATAGATGAAGACAAACTATATTATGTGATGAGCAGAGGCTTTAGTTTAGAAGAGGCAAGGCTTTTAATGGTTCAAGCCATATTAAATCCTGTTATAGACTTGATTCCTTATGACCCTGTAAGAGAAATCATCATAAAGGGTCATATAGGAAGGAGGATTATAAAGTGA
- the cas7b gene encoding type I-B CRISPR-associated protein Cas7/Csh2, with protein sequence MENVIKNRAEILFLYDVSFANPNGDPVDENKPRIDEETGINIVTDVRLKRTIRDYLAYYKGKEVFIIETRKDNGELRTKKDRIEDFGTNEDIIAKCIDVRLFGATTAVKDKMMILTGPVQFKYGKSLHRVNLMYVKGTTVMPSGEGREQGTFTEKYILPYSLIAFYGIVNENAAINQNIPLTDEDVDLMLEGMWNGTKNLMSGSKIGHMPRLLIEVVYQENNYQIGELEKRIKFVHEMEDEEIRDIQDGKLDITELVAVLKQNQEKIKLIKYIYDDRVTFTCNGEECTLEKALKGLNIQKLQY encoded by the coding sequence ATGGAAAATGTTATTAAAAATCGTGCAGAGATTTTATTTCTCTATGATGTGAGCTTTGCAAATCCTAATGGTGACCCTGTAGACGAAAACAAGCCGCGTATAGATGAAGAAACGGGAATAAACATAGTGACAGATGTAAGACTTAAAAGGACGATAAGGGATTATCTTGCTTATTACAAAGGCAAAGAGGTGTTTATAATTGAAACAAGAAAAGATAATGGAGAACTCAGGACAAAAAAAGATAGGATAGAGGACTTTGGTACAAATGAAGACATAATAGCAAAATGCATTGATGTGAGATTATTTGGAGCTACAACTGCAGTAAAAGACAAAATGATGATTCTTACAGGTCCTGTCCAATTTAAATATGGTAAATCTCTTCACAGAGTAAATTTAATGTACGTAAAGGGTACAACGGTTATGCCTTCTGGAGAAGGTAGAGAACAAGGAACTTTTACAGAAAAATACATATTGCCCTATTCGCTAATTGCTTTTTATGGGATTGTTAATGAAAATGCTGCAATAAATCAGAATATACCTTTGACAGATGAAGATGTTGATTTGATGTTAGAAGGAATGTGGAATGGTACCAAAAATTTAATGTCAGGTTCAAAAATTGGACATATGCCAAGATTATTAATAGAAGTGGTATACCAAGAGAACAACTATCAAATAGGTGAGCTTGAAAAACGCATAAAATTTGTACATGAGATGGAAGACGAAGAAATAAGAGATATACAAGATGGCAAACTCGATATAACAGAACTTGTGGCAGTGCTAAAACAAAACCAAGAGAAAATAAAATTGATAAAATACATTTACGATGATAGAGTTACATTTACATGTAATGGAGAAGAATGTACATTAGAGAAAGCTTTGAAAGGATTAAACATTCAAAAACTCCAATATTAA
- the sufC gene encoding Fe-S cluster assembly ATPase SufC, which yields MRETLLEIKDLHIEVEGKYILKGLNLTIKKGEIHAIMGPNGGGKSTLCNSIMGNPKYKVTSGQILFEGEDITNLKVNERAKKGIFLSFQYPEEIPGITVDNFIRTSVNIVTGQNVSMLQFAKEMKNTLELLDMNSEYRSRYLNVGFSGGEKKKAEILQMAFLKPKLVMLDEIDSGLDIDALKVVAEAVKKLKSEDMSILIVTHYNRILDYLEPDVISVLMDGKIVKSGDKDLAKILEEKGYDFVRNGV from the coding sequence ATGAGGGAAACATTGTTAGAAATAAAGGATTTGCATATAGAAGTTGAGGGCAAATATATCCTTAAAGGGCTTAATTTAACAATAAAAAAAGGAGAAATACATGCAATTATGGGACCCAATGGTGGTGGTAAAAGCACGTTGTGCAATTCCATCATGGGGAATCCTAAATATAAAGTGACTTCAGGGCAGATTTTATTTGAAGGAGAAGATATAACAAATCTAAAAGTTAATGAAAGGGCAAAAAAGGGCATCTTTTTGTCTTTTCAGTACCCTGAAGAAATACCCGGAATAACAGTGGATAATTTTATAAGGACCTCTGTTAATATTGTGACAGGTCAAAATGTGTCGATGCTTCAATTTGCAAAAGAGATGAAAAACACATTAGAGCTTTTAGATATGAATTCCGAGTATAGAAGTAGGTATTTAAATGTCGGTTTTTCTGGAGGTGAAAAGAAAAAAGCTGAGATACTCCAGATGGCTTTTCTAAAACCTAAACTTGTGATGCTGGACGAAATTGATTCCGGTCTTGATATAGATGCCTTAAAAGTTGTAGCAGAAGCGGTCAAAAAGTTAAAGAGTGAAGATATGTCTATTTTAATAGTTACCCACTACAACAGGATATTGGATTACCTTGAGCCAGATGTAATATCTGTTTTAATGGATGGAAAGATTGTAAAAAGCGGTGACAAGGACCTTGCAAAGATTCTTGAAGAAAAGGGTTATGACTTTGTGAGAAATGGCGTGTAA